The Ogataea parapolymorpha DL-1 chromosome III, whole genome shotgun sequence nucleotide sequence GAATCGTGTTCGGGTGGTCTTCGTCGCGGCCGCCCCGGAACGGCCGGTCGTGCTGCGTCGCAGAAAACTGGTTCGTCTCCACCTTGCGCCCGTCCAGGAACTCGTACCGTGTGTTCACCACCTTGAGGAAGTACGAGTACACATGGTACTTGCGGCCGTCTCTGTGGGTCGTCGCATCCAGCGGGTGCGTCGTCTTGTAGTCGGCGACGCTGTGGTCGTCCAGGCCGAACGAGAAATGGTTGATTGTGTGGTCAAAGTTGAACTTGTTAGAGTGCATGTCGTATAGCGACAGGTCGTGCACGTGTTTTTCGTTGAAATTCATCGAGCTGCCCGGCGCAAAGTGCAGATTGCCCCCGATCCGCGCAATCTCGGCAGTTCCGCGCACACGGCACCCTTCGTCCAATCGCGCGTTGATTCTGTCCACGTAGCCCTCTTTTTCGCACTGCTCGATGTCCTTGCCGTCGTAGAATTTCCACGCATTGCGCGCGTACGCCTGCTTGACCGACTCGCACGAGTTGCAGCACACTTTCTGGTCCTGcggcagctcgtcgttgcGCGACTGGTCGGCCGCGCCGTAGCACGAGCCACAGTATGTCGGATCCGACGACGTGAGCGCAAACTCCTGGTTCACACGCATGTTCTCTTGCCCGATCTCGTTGCCCTGTCTGTCCAGACGGATCTTGCTGAACCCAGATGACAACAGGTCCAATTGCATGTCTCCCGACTGGTCCATGATGTCCATCGTAAGCAGGTCGCACGGCATGTTCTGGAAGCTGATGTCGAGGTTgatctcgagcttcttGTGGCGGTCGCGGTCCACCACCAGCTCGGGCCGGGTCACGATGCGCGAGTAGTCCGTGTACTCgttgatcagcagcagcagcgtcgtGAGAATGCACACAAGCGTCAGGATCCCGCCCGACGTCGTCTTGATGCGCGCGTCGTCGACGGTCTTGGAAAAGGCGTCAAACCGCAAAATGCTTGGTCCACGGCCCATAACAGAAAaattgctgaaaaattaattggaaaaaattattttatttatttctaCCTATCTTCTCATCATGTTGGCCAGGTTCTGGAACATGGCGCCCATGTCGGCCTGCTGGCCGccctgctgctgcatctgctgcatcGCGGTCATCATCTGCGCAAGCATGGCGTTCTGGTCCACGCCCGGCTGCCCCATGTTAGGCATTCCAGCCATGTTTGGCATGCCCATGTTGGGCATTCCCGCAGGCATTCCGTTGGGCATTCCCATGTTGATCGGGATGTTTCCCGGGTTCGACATCATAGGGTATCCTGTAGGAGGCGAATTCTGGAAACCAGCTGGCGGACTAGCCCCGACAATCGGCATACCGTCGGACTTGGGTCCGTTCTGAGTAGAATTTGTAGGCATTTTCTTGGAAatcgactttgacgacACGCCGGACCCGACCTCAATGTCCGGCTCCTCGATAAACAGCCCCGACTGCAGCGGCATGCCCCCCGTTCCTCCCCACTCGGCGGTCACTATCCATTTCTTGTCTGCGTCGGTCAGCCTGCTGATCGGAATCGTGCTCACGCCCGCCTGATAGTCGCAGCAGTCTCTTGGTCCAAAGCCGACTCCCCATCTGGCACGCAGTCCGGACGGATGGTGGCTCACGGAGAACGCCTGGATGACCGACTCGGCCTCCTGTCTCGAGTACACCTTGACAAAGGCGTGTTTTCTCTCGCTGTTCAAAATCACGCTCTGCACCTCTGCATACGGCCTCAGCTGCTGCGTCAGCGTCCTCTCGTCCATGGAGTGCGGCACACCGCCAATGAAAATGGTCCGTGAGTAAACCTTGATGTAGCCCTGTGGAATGGACGGATCGATGAACGGCTTGCGCTCGCGATAATGAGGAGTTCCCGGAATATTACGCTCATGGTCGCCGACCGGCTTGGATTCTCTCTTTGGCGAACGGGACCGCGGTCTTCTTCCGAGCGGGTTCGAGTCTCTTTCTCTATAGTTTTGTCTGTTTTGATTGGCAGAGACTGGCGGTTGCGGAGGAAGGCCGtactgctgctgttgctggtAATTAGGCTGTGCTCCAGAAATCTTGTTCAtgctctgcagcagctggaaaatggcatTTGGATCGGAACTGGAAGGCGCCGAGCCGGCTGGAGCAGCGGCCGTCCCGTTGGAAACAGGCTGCGCGGCAGGGGGAGGTGGGGGAGAAACCATCTTGGCCGAGCCAGAGCCGGAAGCGGGAGAAGGAGTCTTCTTTGCGAGGTTGGCCAGAGCTTGCAGCACAGAGGTCGGGTCTTtagacgacgacgaggaggctGAGGGAGCAGGAGGCTCGACAGTTGGTTCGACAGCAAACTTGACCCTTTTCTTAGGAGGAGTGCCTGGAGGAGTGGTGGTACGGAAATACTTATCTTTGATGGatgaaattattttcttgtCAAAAGTGTCTCCCTTGTCCCAGATTTCTACGAGTTTACcgatcttctccttgataTCGTCGTTGGAAACGGGCACAGCGTCATCCACCAGGTTCTCGATCAACGACTGGATCTTGTACACGGCAGAGTTGGCTGTTCCTTCTGGAGAAGACTCAGTAATTTCTGTAGTATCTGACTTGGAGATCTGGTCGATCAGTCCTCTCACAATCGCGTCGACAACGTACAGGGCTCCCAACTTGTGTGTGGCAGGCGTGGCTTTACAACACGAATACAGCTTAGACACAAGTTTGGACTCTTCGGACACGTTGTTGAGGAATATTTCTTTTAGTTTCTTGATTCTCGACCCAGACACTCCTGGAGCTTTTAGTCCCGGTAACTCTTTTAATATCGTTTCAAATTCTTCGACAGACATAGGTACAAATACAAATTACTCTTAGGAAGAACAACAGTACAATCCCAAACAGAAAAATTTGCCCCTCTGGAACACGTTTTATCCTGTGCGAGCATGGGCGGTGCACGACCATTCACAAAAGCTCGTGCGATTAATCAgtaaaaataaaataaaataaattaattagTCTATGTCCAATTTGCATTACGGCCCTAAGCtgcggcagctgctgctgaagctGGAATCTGATCGCGACCGCGGACCGCCTGCTGGCAATGAGCGGCTGTCAAAACTCGCTTTTCTCGGGCTTCTAGTGGTCAAAAACGCCAAACAACGACGCAGAAGCTCTACAAGCTCGCTTTCCAGCAGTCCTACGCTCTATTCGCCCAATCAACGCAGTCGAACAAACAGCGGCACATTAACCGGGCCGCTTTTCGCCCTTCGAACTCAGCCACAACGCTCGTGGCAGGATAAATATAACAGTTTCGAAACAGGGTTGCTGGCCAACCTTGAGTCGATGGTTTCGCTTTTCGACAACTTCACCATGTTCCAGAAtattttgagcaaatcaCGGTTTGCGTCCAAGTTTCGCGGAGTGGAGACGCTTCTCAAAAACCTATCCAAGGTGTATTTCGTCATCATTTTGATAAACCTAAAAAACCTCATAGTCAAGCTTATTAAGCTTAACAAACTGATCCGAATATTGGAGTTGGAAGCGGAAATGCTTTCGCGCAACGGCAAGAACGTGCTGTTGCCCGAAGCCGCGTCACAGGATCGCGAAaagctcgtttttctgtACACAGAGAAGTTCCGGACGTATCTGGAGCTGATTGGCTACGCAAACgagctggttctggatctgACGCTGGTTTATTCCAAAATACGGCTGCcgaagctggtggagcGGCTCGTGAGCCTGGTCAGCTGGATCATCGGCGTTTACCGGCTAAGTAAGGACGAGGCAGAAGAGGCCAGGACAGAGGAACAAATCGCGGCGATGCAGAAACAGTATTTATAACAATTTGATTCACTATCATATAAAGTGTCTGTATAATGCTAATAGGATTTCCATTAATTATCTGCGGCTCGTTCGCCCCGATTGGACTTGATCATCCAACTGAAAAAACGACTGGCCCCGGTGGCTCCGCTTTTTTTAGAATCGTAATTAGAAAAATTGATAAAGCTCGTGCTTCGGCTTTTGGAGTGTTTTTTGAGCGGCCCGTTTTTCGAGAGCCGGGCCAACGCCGGCTTGGGCTGGGGCTCCACCACCTCGATCATGGGGCCCGGCTCGCCAATGACGTCTTCAGTCAAGGTCTGGTCGTCGAAAAGCAGAGTCGACTCGTTGGCGTGTGCGTATTCGTGGAGACCGAAAACCTCGTCGGTAGTCTTCTCGATGATGGAGGCCTTGTGTGGCGTGGACCTCATGGACAGCAGTGACGATTTGCGCCGGTGGTGGAACTTGGACGACAGAGTGCTGAACAACGAGTTCGACCGCTTGTGGGCCTCCATCTTGTTCTCTGTCACgggctcgtccagcttAGCAGCGCTCTGGTTCGACATGGAGGCGGTGTAGCCGTGGTCTCTGTGGAACGACTTGGGAATCTCGTAGACGATAGGCTCGAACTGGAACGGGTTTTTTTGGGGCGGGGTCTGGTATCTGAGGTTGCGGATCGGAGAGCGCGACTTGGACACGCCGCGGAAGGCTGAGGAaggcgacgacgacgaggagggcGCCATCAGACAAGGCTTACGGCCAAACCTGTCAGAATCTGCCGTTGCCGTACTGGATGGTGTGGACGCGGCCTGGGTAttgattttctgctgcGAATTGTAATAGGACTGGTATCTCACCTTGCCCCGCAGGCTGGAGACGCTTGGCGTGTTGATATTTGCTAGGCTTTTGTGCAGCGAATTATTGGAACTCTGCGAGTTGAGCGAGTTGGACGAGCAGTTAtcgttgagcagcactCCTGCCGGCAGCGGCGTGCCCTTGCCGGAGTTGGTTGACGACAGCTCGGAGTTCTGGGTGGGGATTTTGGTGAGCAGCTGTTCGGagtcctcaaagtcctccTCTGTGATCTCCTCTGCGATGGCGACGTCAttcttctttggcgagCACAGCAGCGAGTGTTTGGGTATGTGGAAGCTCTCCAGTTCCGGAGCGGACATGgttctgctgctttttctggcgGGCGCGCGTGAGCTCATGAACACGTCATCGAGATCGATCATCGCGCGCGGCACACTCGAGCCGGACTCGAACTTGGTGTCCTCCGTGATAAAGTACCGCGTGCGGGCGTCCTCGTGGGCGGACGCCGGTGTCGAGGTGAGCAAAATTTTCTGTCTACTGGACAACGTGGAGTCCTCGGCtgcgagctggacaagcGGGCTTTTCACGGGAGAGCCGCAGAACGAGCCGGAGAGCGAGCAGGAGGTAGATCCGGGGACAGACTTGGACATCATGGGGGGCAAAAGTCCAAACTCCTGGACGTCAAAGTCACCAGAGATAGCTGCGGAACGACGGTGCCGGTGGCCGCGTCTTGGCGGCGGCTGGAGGCCGTTCTGCGGGCCTGTGGGGGATGGGGGGTGAGCTCATGGATGGGCCATAAGCGTAGGGAGTGGAAACGAGCGACTGAGGAAAAGACGGAAAAGCAATTTAGTAAATAAAGttttctccttctggcTCTAACCGGGAAAAcaaagaggaaaaaaaagaaaatttACAGGTCGCAGCTGGCTACAATTTTCCTGTACAGAAGAAGATACGATCTAATAACGTCACAAAAAAGCACAATAGCGTGCAGGGGAATATGGCACAGATCTACACGGGACGCGTACTGTATGGGGCAGCCACAGAACATTTTGCCTGAAGCAGGCAATAGGGCGTCTGAGTTGGAGCAGCGCGTGTTTCGAATAGGATGCCAGCCCGCTTGGGACGCTGCCTAGTGTGGCGCGCGTTTCCAGATCCACGTAGCTTCTGAAACACCGACCGCAATATAAATATATGCACGGCTCGTAATTCCGGTGCCAATTTTGAAGGGCAGAGATAAATATGCTGCACCAGCATTGCCTCTGGGCCTTGTACTGATAAAACCGAAACGGTAACCCGGATGAAACGGGTCTGGGACTACGGTCCTCCAGAGACCAGAAATTCGGGACAGGTCGTAGATCGTATGCCGGAAACGGCAGGGCTTTCTCAATCACCACTACCTCCTACGCGTCAAGCGGGGCGCTAATTAAGCTTAATTCGTGCTTACGTAATACAGCGACATACATAAAGTTACTGCTCGATGTTTTTAGACAGCTCGGCCAGCACGTCGAGGCCTTTGCGtttcttgtttttggtCGTCCACGCAGGTGACCCGTGATAGACGCCACCAGGGCCCACCTGCGCCTCTATCTGCTTGAACTTAGCGGCCAGGGCGGTTTGCAGTTGCTGGCTGTTGAAGTTGTTGACGGGGACGTATCCGGCAGCCTGTGTCTTTGGCGCCGGCTTGGCCGTCCGTGCAGGCGGCTTCGCAGCGATTGCCGCCGCCCACGGCTGTCTGGGCTGCGTTTTCGTCTGGGCAGAAGACATGCTAGTGGATTGgagcagtttttcgagctcgaaaattACACGAATATTTTTCCATTAACTGGTGCAAAGATGTAATGACGGTGTCATTGAATCTATTTAGGCAGAGAAAGACAAGGACAATCCGAGCTTGTGAGCAGACTCACCAAGCTTGAGAGTATCGAAGGCACCTCCGAGGCCGAGCTTGACGCCTGGTCTGAGGTCCTGCGAGTAGGCCAAGGCAAGCAGACCGGAGTCCGtgatcttggccttgacGAACGAGGTAGCGTCGAGGCTGTACTTAGTGGCCACCTCAATGGCCACAGGGTTGGAGCCAGCAGCACTCTTGGAGTCAAAAGTACCCTTCGTTCCGACCTCAAGGACTGGAGAGACCTTGTGGTAGTAGCCGGCAGCAAAGACGGAGAGGTTGTTGGCAGCAGTCAGGGAGACAGCGTAGGATGGGGCCTTGTAGCCGACGGCGGCAGAGTAGCCAGTCAAGGTGGCAGACTTGACGTCGTACGACAGAGAGGCACCAGTGGTGAaaccttcttggccaacCGTCAGGTCACCGTTGAAGACTGGGCCCTTGAGCAGGTCAACAAACGCACGGGCGTTAATGGATTGCTGGGCAAAGTACAGGTTCAGCTTGACCGATCTGTTTCCGCCTGGCACGGCACTGGTGACCAGCTCGGACTTAAGgcctggagaaagagcgtCGGCAAGCTCAATCTTGGTGTCCAAGGCATTGGCAGTGTTCCAGCCCTGGGTCAATGTCAGGCCAGTGCTCTTGTCAGCGTATTTACCTTCCAAGGCGGCCGAGGTCTTACCACCGGAAACGTTACCCTTGGTGCTGAAAGTGACACCGTTTGGAGCCACAGTTTTCAGGTCCAGGGCAACAGGAGTGTAGTGGTAGAAGTCCTTGCCGAGGATGTCATTGGTTGGTTTAGCAATATCGGAGAATGCTGGAGGAGCCATTTTTAATAAAAGTTGGGAAATTAGCGAAAACAAATAATTATTGGATTTGCCTTAATTAGTGGTTCCACGGTCTCCCCGCCACGATTCAATTTGGTTGGACGGCTTGGGGGGGCAGGACCCGGGCACATGCACGCCGATCACGTGTATCCAACAATTTTTTCCCTTCCACCAGTActggtgcacggatgtCGATGATCTGTTTACATTTccgatttttttatttttttattaatatttttgtgtttttttccacaaaGTTCTGCTCACATGACTATCATCACGTTTTCTGCACAACATCTACTCCTCGCACCAGAGATTGTTGCACTTGCGTAATCTCGtttctttttcagcagataTATGCGGCACGACTCTCGAAGAACAACAACTCAAGGGTCTCTAGTCGTCTCAGGGGAGCAAACAACGCCGGTGGCAGTGTTGTTGTAGCTCTGTTGTTGCAGCCCTGTGTTTGCGTCCGTGTATGCCAAAACTCCTCTTCCAATCCCTGTTCCCGAGCTCTGCCGTCCACTTTAGTTTTATCAGTGTCTCTCGTGCGGCTATTGTTTTTTTAGTGGTCAAAAATTTTTGGTATTTCCAAATTTCTCTCATTTCTCGATGCTTCAACTACTTCCTCGAGCGGTTTGGGAAGACGCCAATCTGTACGACGGTGCCACCGTGATCACCCTCATTACGGGCACATGTCTCGTGCTCGTCATGTGCTTCGGTCTGGCTTACCTCTACTCTGGCCTTGCCAGGAGAAAATCGGCTTTGCACATGATCTTCATCACCTTCGCAGCCATTTGCATTGCCCAATTCCAGTGGTATTTCTGGGGATACTCGTTGGCGTTCTCTTCATCTGCCAGCAACAAATTCATTGGTAATTTGCACAACTTTGGATACCAGAACCTCGGCGTTTTGACCACCCTCGGAGACGACGAGAAAGGGTACCCCGAGATGGCCTTTGCCAACTTCCAGGGcatgttttccaccatcaCCATTTGCATTTTGCTGGGATCTGTCTGCGAGCGCGGCCGCGTGCTTCCGGCCATGGTTTtctcgtttttctggctcACTCTCGTGTACTGTCCCGTGGCGTATTGGGTCTGGGGTCCTGACGGCTGGGCTTTGGACTGGGGGGTGCTGGATTACGCCGGTGGCGGCCCTGTGGAGATTCTGTCCGGATTCGGCGGCTTTGTGGTCTCCTACTTCCTTGGCGAGAGAAGACAGCATTTAATGGTCAATTACAGACCGCACAACGTGTCGCTGATCACCATCGGCACGGCGATGCTGTGGTTCGGATGGCTGGGATTCAATGGGCTCACGTGCATCAAGCCTTCGTACAAGTCGATATACGCCATTATGAACTCCAACTTGTGCGCTGCGTTTGGAGGAATCACCTGGTGTCTGCTAGATTTCCGGATCAACCACCACTTCTCGACGGTGGGGCTGTGTTCTGGTATCATTTCCGGCCTTGTGGCTGCAACGCCTTCGTCGGGTTGCATCCCACTGTGGGCGTCGGTGGTTTTGGGGGTGGTCACCGGAGTGGTGTGCAACTATTCGACCAAGCTCAAGGTGTGGCTTAAAGTGGACGACAGTCTGGATGTGATGGCCGAGCACGGTGTTGCGGGTGTTCTGGGACTGATTGTTGGTAATGCGTTCTTCGCGTCGTCGGAAGTGATTGGATACGACGGATACACAGACCATCCGGGCGGCTGGTACGACCAGAACTGGAAACAGATGTACAAGCAGCTGGCTTACGTGGGGGCCGTGACTGGATACTGCGTGGCAGTGACGGCGATTATCTGCTTTGTGTTGAACCGTGTTCCCGGGCTCAAGATGCGCGCGAGCGAGGAGGGCGAGCAAAATGGAatggacgaggaccagaTCGGCGAGTTTGCGTACGACTACGTCGAGGTGAGACGCAACTTCTTCGACCTCAACCTCAGCAAGCTGACTCCGGTCAACGGTGAGCTTGTGCGCGAGGTGGCCCAGGAGTCGCTCTCCGACCAGCCCGcagagaagaagaacgagGATAGCAACAGTTCATAGACTTAGCAATGCATGTTTTCTCTAATCGCACCGCACAAATTCCGGCCTGCGCTCCGggtcgatcttgatgatGGGCTTGAACGTCTCGATGAACTCGAGGTCGCCCTCGCCCTTTTCGCGCGCAAACTTGGCGTACTCGTCAAAAGTGCCGCTCAGACTCCACCCTTGCAGAAATTTCCGGATCAACCCCACAAGAACCCCCACCCTATGTTTCCCCTTGTTAGAGTGGATCAGGATCGGGTAATTCTCCCTATTAGCCACGAGATTCAGCACCGTGTTCAAGgccacctcgtcgttgaacaTGTGCGACGTCCCGAACGTCGAGGGCGGCTTCATCTTGAAAAACCGGAAACTGATCGTCTTCTCGCCCGCATGGCCGGCTATCCACTTGTAGTAGTCGTAATTGTCCGTCTTGTCCCCAATGTAAATGATCGTCTTCAAATTCAAAGTGTCCAGGAACTCAAAGTTGATGGGCTGCGGATGGCCCGACCGGTACAAGTCCGACTCGACCGTCGCGAAGTTGATCGGCGGCACGTACCGCGGCCGGTCgtccttgatcttgagcgCTGTGTAGGCGTGACGTCGAGTCATCTGCTGGAGGTCGTCGATTTTGGCACGGCCCATGTTTCCGgcaagctcgtcgtcggcaAATTCACCAACGAGGTCCGACTGCGTGCGCTGCAGGTTCTTGCGCACGTCGTACTGTCGCAGCTGGTCCAATATCTGGTCACCTTGTGATAGCATGAATGAATTGGTGCAAAGATGTAAATTTTCTCGTTTTAATTTCCCTATTTTTTCCTCACCGCTCGGTGCAAAGATGGAATTTCGAAGTTTTGTTTGTATTTTTAAGCCCTCTTTCCCATACCGACACCAAGTTACAAATCGCAGGCCAATCAAGCAGATTAAGAGCCTGTTTATACGTTTCTTAGCTTACTATTCCAAGCCAGCTTGATATTGAGCAGTCGTGTCACGTCGTGGCGTCTTTCGCTTGAAATTAGTATTCCTCTTTAATGGCTACAAACATAACCTGGCTTGCAATCACAGCGTTATTGCTTTGGCCCGCGCTGTGCTCGGCCCTCAGCATCCCGAAACCGTCGTGGAGACTCCCCTGGGGCAGAGACTACTACAAAGACGGAGACAAGGTGGATCTCCTTGTCAACACAGTGGAGTCTGAAAACACGCAGCTGCCATATGCCTACTACAAGCTCCCGTTTGTGTGTCCTCCAACACAGAATGCACGGCCGGTGCATCTCTCTTTGGGAGAGGTGCTGAATGGAGACCGGATCTGGCAATCGGACTACCACCTCACCTTCGGCCAGGACGAGCCGTGTGCGCGATTGTGCGACAGGGTGATCAAACAGAACGCGATCAAGCGCgcagacgagctgatcaaaaacgaGTACATGGTGGAGTGGCGGATCGACGGCCTGCCAGGCGCCACCACTTTCATCAAGCCCAAGACAGGCAAACAGAACGCTGAAAAATACTATGTCGCCGGGTTCCCGTTGGGGTTCGTGCAGAACGGCGTCAGCTACCTCCACAACCATGTGATGATCGTGGTGAGATGGCACAAAGAGAACGGCAACCCGGACAAGAAGACCATTGTCGGGTTCGAGGTGTACCCTAAATCGGTCTCTGACTTCCATTGTCCGGGAGCATCCAGAGACTACGCAAACTTCGCCATCATCCCGGGAGCCAAAGACAGGCTAGTCGTGCCGTTCACGTATTCGGTCTACTGGAGAGAAGAGGTGGACGTCACATACGAAAACAGATGGAAAATGTACAGAACCCCGGGTGGAGCGGCCAACGACAGCAAGATGCACTGGTTTGCACTGGTCAACTCGCTACTCGTGGTATCTCTTCTCTCGCTGGCGGTGTCTGTTGTATTTGTCAGAACACTAAACAGCGACTTCAAGATTAGAAGAGACACTTTCACAGAGAAACTTGACTCACTAGTTGGGTCTTTGCCTGAAACCCGCGACGGACCGAAGTCGGGCTGGAGAGCTTTGGCTAGCGACGTTTTCGTGCAACCAAGCATGCCGGTGATCCTCAGTATTCTTGGAGGTTCCGGTGTGCAGTTGTCTCTCACTATGTTTGGAGTTTCCATTTTGTGCACTGCCGGAATATCTGGCCCCAACAACACCATCTTGACAAGTGCCATTGCCACGTTTGTGATTGCAGGCTTCTTCTCTGGGTTTGCAGGCGTCCAATTCTACAGAACCTTCACACACAGGCAGGTTGCCTCCTGGAGAACAGTCTCTTTCCTCTCGGGTAGTTTGTTTACAGCATTAGTCCTCATCATTCTCTTCATTTTGAATTTCATCATCTGGGCCAAGGACTCCTCGTTGGCTTTGCCCTTTGGCACTATCATGGCATTAATATTCATCTATGTTCTTTTGCAGATACCCATTTCTTTGTTTGGAGGCTTCATCTCCAACAGACTcgaccttcttggccttttgatcaaaaacaagccACGGGTCGCTGAGAGATACACAGAGACCAAGAGAGCCATACCAAAACAACCGTTCTACAACAAACTCAAGTTCTCGCTCCCACTGTTTGGCCTGTTCCCCTTTGGAATTATTTTCGTCGAGCTGGTGTTCCTGTTCAAGTCGCTATGGGTGGAAAAACTGTCCTTCTACTACATGTATGGTTTCCTGTCGTTCACGGCGTTCCTGCTGTACGTGGTGGTGATAGAGATCAGTATAATCTCCACCTACCTACGCCTGAATTCTGGCGACTACTACAACTGGCAATGGAAGTCGTTTGTGACGAGCGCCGGCTCGATCTTCATCTACCTAATGGGCTACTCTGTCTACTACCTTATCTTCCGAATGAAGGTCGTTGACGTTGTGTCGCCAATCATCTACCTGGTGTACGCAACGATCATGGATCTCATTCTCGGCGTTTCTTGCGGTGCGATCGGGCTGCTGGCCTCGACGTTCTTCGTGTACAAGATTTATTCGTGAATGTTTTATTTTATAGACACTGATTCAGACTCTGGCTTAGCTAAGCACACAAAGCTGTTTTTTTATCactcttttttttccccgATTTTATTTCGTGTAACGCGTCTGCTATGCCAATTCTTGAAAACTCGTCTTCGCCGCCGGCTTCGTCGCCGTTGCCGTCGTCCCAGGTGAACGCCGATGCATCCCCGCCAGGTGACGAAGTTTCGCTGAAAAACTATAAGCCCTCGTCTGCAGACATGGCGTACTACTACGAGCACTTTCTGCCCTTCAAATCCATCTATCTATGGCTGAATCACTCACAGGCCGCGCAGGCAGACTTCACGATGCGCGAATTTGCGTTTGAATACAAATCGGGCGCGTACCAACGGTACAACTCCTTCCACTCGGCCACCGAGTTCAAGCAGTCTGTGGTCAAAGCCCAACCGACGCGGTTTGAGGTCGGAGCCGTGTACCCTGTG carries:
- a CDS encoding Protein with a role in cellular adhesion and filamentous growth — translated: MATNITWLAITALLLWPALCSALSIPKPSWRLPWGRDYYKDGDKVDLLVNTVESENTQLPYAYYKLPFVCPPTQNARPVHLSLGEVLNGDRIWQSDYHLTFGQDEPCARLCDRVIKQNAIKRADELIKNEYMVEWRIDGLPGATTFIKPKTGKQNAEKYYVAGFPLGFVQNGVSYLHNHVMIVVRWHKENGNPDKKTIVGFEVYPKSVSDFHCPGASRDYANFAIIPGAKDRLVVPFTYSVYWREEVDVTYENRWKMYRTPGGAANDSKMHWFALVNSLLVVSLLSLAVSVVFVRTLNSDFKIRRDTFTEKLDSLVGSLPETRDGPKSGWRALASDVFVQPSMPVILSILGGSGVQLSLTMFGVSILCTAGISGPNNTILTSAIATFVIAGFFSGFAGVQFYRTFTHRQVASWRTVSFLSGSLFTALVLIILFILNFIIWAKDSSLALPFGTIMALIFIYVLLQIPISLFGGFISNRLDLLGLLIKNKPRVAERYTETKRAIPKQPFYNKLKFSLPLFGLFPFGIIFVELVFLFKSLWVEKLSFYYMYGFLSFTAFLLYVVVIEISIISTYLRLNSGDYYNWQWKSFVTSAGSIFIYLMGYSVYYLIFRMKVVDVVSPIIYLVYATIMDLILGVSCGAIGLLASTFFVYKIYS